From Portunus trituberculatus isolate SZX2019 chromosome 50, ASM1759143v1, whole genome shotgun sequence, the proteins below share one genomic window:
- the LOC123500104 gene encoding sulfotransferase 1E1-like produces MWLARNPKDMLVSYHHHCQLINMHGFVGTLEDFIQYFVDDDLVYGTYAEHLKEAWERRNHPNLHIMFYEDMKGDINEELKRLDAFLGTNLTPQQLDNVARHTSFKEMKKREEITLGAGTGEKMFNQEITKRDGGFFRKGETGDWKNKLSPELTAKVDAWIEKNINNISVGFRYSI; encoded by the exons ATGTGGCTAGCTAGAAATCCTAAGGACATGTTGGTAtcctatcatcaccactgtcaACTTATCAATATGCATGGTTTCGTTGGAACACTTGAGGATTTCATTCAGTACTTCGTGGACGATGact TGGTGTATGGAACATATGCCGAACACTTaaaggaagcatgggagaggcGCAACCATCCCAACCTTCACATAATGTTCTATGAGGACATGAAGGGTGACATAAATGAAGAGCTGAAAAGGTTAGACGCCTTTCTGGGAACAAATTTAACACCACAGCAACTGGACAATGTTGCTCGACACACGAGTttcaaagagatgaaaaaaagagaagagataactTTGGGAGCAGGAACTGGAGAAAAAATGTTTAATCAAGAAATTACAAAGAGGGATGGTGGATTCTtcaggaaag gtGAAACTGGTGACTGGAAGAACAAACTCTCTCCAGAGCTCACAGCCAAAGTGGATGCATGGATTgagaaaaacattaataatattaGTGTAGGTTTCAGATATTCCATCTGA